The Streptomyces sp. NBC_01255 genome window below encodes:
- a CDS encoding MFS transporter produces MPELTRARLPRGRELVVLAICCMSLLIVSLDNTALNVALPSIRRDLDASVSGLQWTIDAYTLVLACLLMLAGSTADRIGRRKVFVTGLAVFALGSLLCSLAPSLETLIAFRAVQAVGGSMLNPVAMSIITNTFTEPAARARAIGVWGAVIGVSMAAGPLVGGLLVESVGWRAIFWVNLPVAALALLLTLRYVPESRAPRPRRADPVGQLLVAVLLGSLTYAIIETDPLFAGIAAAALTGVLLYEPRRREPLIDLRFFRSAPFSGATVIAVCAFAALGGFLFLNTLYLQDVRGLSPLEAGLCMLPLAAMTFVFAPLSGRLTAARGPRPSLLLAGAATTAGPLLFAAFEAETSDPLLFTGYVLFGIGFGLVNAPITNTAVSGMPRAQAGVAAALASTSRQVGQTLGVAVIGAVLAAGMRAGAPEAFVTAARPGYWIVTGCGAAVLVVGALTSGAWARRTAERTARGLAEEEEPQRTAEAAST; encoded by the coding sequence CGCGCGGCTCCCCCGTGGCCGGGAACTCGTCGTCCTGGCGATCTGCTGCATGAGCCTGCTCATCGTCAGCCTGGACAACACCGCGCTCAACGTCGCCCTGCCCTCCATCCGGCGCGACCTGGACGCCTCCGTCTCCGGCCTCCAGTGGACGATCGACGCCTACACCCTCGTCCTCGCCTGCCTCCTGATGCTCGCGGGCTCCACCGCCGACCGGATCGGCCGCCGCAAGGTCTTCGTCACCGGACTGGCCGTCTTCGCGCTCGGCTCGCTGCTCTGCTCCCTCGCGCCCAGCCTGGAGACGCTGATCGCCTTCCGGGCGGTCCAGGCGGTGGGCGGCTCGATGCTGAACCCCGTCGCCATGTCGATCATCACCAACACCTTCACGGAACCCGCCGCACGCGCGCGTGCCATCGGCGTCTGGGGCGCGGTCATCGGCGTCTCCATGGCCGCAGGCCCGCTCGTGGGCGGGCTGCTCGTCGAGTCGGTGGGCTGGCGGGCGATCTTCTGGGTGAACCTGCCGGTCGCCGCCCTCGCCCTGCTCCTCACCCTGCGGTACGTCCCCGAGTCCCGCGCCCCCCGGCCCCGCCGCGCCGACCCCGTCGGACAGCTCCTGGTGGCGGTGCTCCTCGGATCACTCACGTACGCGATCATCGAGACCGACCCGCTCTTCGCCGGGATCGCGGCCGCCGCGCTCACCGGGGTGCTCCTGTACGAGCCGAGGCGCCGCGAGCCCCTGATCGACCTGCGGTTCTTCCGCAGCGCGCCGTTCAGCGGGGCGACCGTCATCGCGGTCTGCGCCTTCGCGGCGCTCGGCGGCTTCCTCTTCCTGAACACCCTGTACCTCCAGGACGTACGCGGCCTCTCCCCGCTGGAGGCGGGGCTCTGCATGCTGCCGCTGGCCGCCATGACCTTCGTCTTCGCACCGCTGTCGGGGCGGCTGACGGCGGCGCGCGGGCCGCGCCCCTCGCTGCTGCTCGCGGGTGCGGCGACGACGGCCGGGCCGCTCCTTTTCGCCGCCTTCGAGGCCGAGACGAGCGATCCGCTGCTCTTCACGGGGTACGTGCTCTTCGGCATCGGCTTCGGGCTGGTGAACGCGCCGATCACGAACACCGCCGTCTCCGGGATGCCCCGGGCGCAGGCCGGGGTGGCGGCGGCGCTGGCCTCGACGAGCCGCCAGGTCGGGCAGACCCTCGGGGTGGCGGTGATCGGCGCGGTCCTGGCGGCGGGGATGAGGGCGGGGGCTCCGGAGGCGTTCGTGACGGCGGCCCGCCCGGGCTACTGGATCGTGACGGGCTGCGGTGCCGCCGTCCTCGTGGTGGGGGCGCTGACGAGCGGGGCCTGGGCGCGACGCACGGCGGAGCGCACGGCGCGCGGCCTGGCGGAGGAGGAGGAACCTCAGAGGACGGCGGAAGCGGCGTCGACCTGA
- a CDS encoding MmyB family transcriptional regulator: MTTTAVAGSPGTRRHELAAFLRSRRERITPEQVGLPRGRRRRTPGLRREEVAHLSAVGVTWYTWLEQARDIQVSPQVLDALADALLLDPTERSHLFALAGQSDPHPGAPSPAVTPALRRMLDQLEPLPAAVQNSRFDFLAHNRTFGRLFCDLDALPREDRNSLWLAFTNDDFRAAATDLPDLLPILAGKLRAAMAEHLAEPAWKALVQRLEGASCEFREIWARHDVVAPGGRTKVIHNARVGVLRFEHTNLWLGPTSGPCLVTYVPVDEKSRAGVERLLALVIEEEETRAAAAAEGARGEAARDRPAQVDAASAVL; the protein is encoded by the coding sequence GGCACGAGCTCGCCGCCTTTCTGCGCAGCCGGCGCGAGCGCATCACCCCCGAACAGGTCGGCCTCCCGCGCGGCCGGCGCCGCCGTACGCCCGGTCTGCGCCGCGAGGAGGTCGCGCACCTCTCCGCCGTCGGCGTCACCTGGTACACCTGGCTGGAGCAGGCCCGTGACATCCAGGTCTCCCCGCAGGTCCTCGACGCCCTCGCCGACGCGCTGCTCCTCGACCCGACCGAGCGGAGCCACCTCTTCGCCCTCGCCGGGCAGTCCGACCCGCACCCCGGGGCGCCCTCGCCGGCCGTCACGCCCGCGCTGCGCCGGATGCTCGACCAGCTGGAACCGCTGCCCGCCGCCGTCCAGAACAGCCGGTTCGACTTCCTCGCCCACAACCGGACCTTCGGGCGGCTCTTCTGCGACCTGGACGCCCTGCCCCGCGAGGACCGCAACTCCCTCTGGCTCGCCTTCACCAACGACGACTTCCGGGCCGCCGCCACCGACCTGCCGGACCTCCTCCCCATCCTCGCCGGGAAGCTCCGCGCCGCCATGGCCGAGCACCTGGCGGAGCCCGCCTGGAAGGCGCTCGTCCAGCGGCTCGAAGGGGCCTCGTGCGAGTTCCGGGAGATCTGGGCCCGGCACGACGTGGTCGCGCCGGGCGGCCGCACCAAGGTCATCCACAATGCCCGCGTCGGCGTGCTCCGCTTCGAGCACACCAACCTGTGGCTCGGCCCGACCTCCGGACCGTGCCTCGTCACGTACGTCCCCGTGGACGAGAAGTCCCGGGCGGGCGTCGAGCGGCTCCTCGCCCTCGTGATCGAGGAGGAGGAGACGCGGGCCGCGGCCGCGGCCGAAGGCGCTCGGGGCGAGGCCGCCCGGGACCGGCCCGCTCAGGTCGACGCCGCTTCCGCCGTCCTCTGA